The Stigmatopora argus isolate UIUO_Sarg chromosome 23, RoL_Sarg_1.0, whole genome shotgun sequence genome contains a region encoding:
- the LOC144068828 gene encoding uncharacterized protein LOC144068828: protein MQAKGLHRLEEVSQGRLTRRRSVRIEEDKKEDSAHIKQEEEEVLLVRGAQQKPPFLKMEKDNVMHVKEKSVLKCEDASPSEANGNSTEGAQPDNLIAPLSDSDEAMSDSPDPDEAHKDTDSEDADFGKCRSVKKPKVSHGGKKTFACSVCGQSFTRKGSLKIHTRTHTGEKPFVCSDCGQRFSTTGNLKIHMRRHTGEKPFTCTICGRASSTKQNLISHTRIHSGEKPLSCSICDQKFSHQVNLKRHTRTHSGEKAFACLVCSQRFTRRGSLKIHARTHTGEKPSSCSICDQRFTTKGYLKIHMRTHSGEKPFTCSFCIQAFATKQNLISHTRTHTGEKPFSCSICGQHFARKDSLTKHTMTHTGEKRFPCSVCGQRFTRKDRVRKHVCLGVRSGGQ from the exons ATGCAGGCAAAAGGTCTCCACAGACTAGAAG AAGTCAGCCAGGGGCGTCTTACTCGCCGGCGGTCCGTTCGCATCGAAGAAGACAAGAAAGAAGACTCGGCACACATTAaacaagaggaggaagaagtcCTTCTTGTAAGAGGGGCGCAGCAGAAGCCGCCTTTCCTCAAAATGGAGAAAGACAACGTAATGCACGTTAAAGAAAAGAGCGTGTTGAAGTGCGAGGACGCAAGTCCGAGTGAGGCCAACGGCAACTCCACAGAAGGAGCCCAACCAGACAACCTCATCGCTCCCCTCTCAGATAGCGATGAGGCCATGTCCGACTCGCCTGACCCTGACGAGGCTCATAAGGACACTGACAGTGAGGACGCAGATTTTGGCAAGTGCCGTTCTGTGAAAAAGCCTAAAGTGAGCCACGGTGGCAAGAAAACCTTTGCTTGCTCCGTTTGCGGTCAAAGTTTCACTCGGAAGGGAAGCCTAAAAATACACACGAGAACccacacgggcgagaagccTTTTGTCTGCTCAGACTGTGGCCAAAGATTCAGCACGAcgggaaatttaaaaatacacatgagAAGGCACACTGGCGAGAAACCTTTCACGTGCACAATTTGTGGCCGGGCGTCCTCGACAAAGCAAAACTTGATAAGTCACACGAGAATCCACAGCGGAGAGAAGCCGTTGTCCTGTTCCATTTGCGATCAAAAGTTCTCCCATCAGGtcaatttaaaaagacacaccaGAACCCACAGCGGCGAGAAAGCTTTTGCCTGCTTAGTCTGCAGCCAAAGATTCACTCGGAGGGGGAGCCTAAAAATACACGCGAGAACCCATACTGGCGAGAAACCTTCCTCCTGCTCCATTTGTGACCAAAGATTCACGACGAAgggatatttaaaaatacacatgagAACGCACTCTGGCGAGAAACCGTTCACCTGCTCGTTTTGCATCCAAGCGTTCGCCACCAAGCAAAACTTGATCAGCCACACGAGAACCCACACCGGAGAGAAACCTTTCTCCTGCTCCATTTGCGGCCAACACTTCGCTCGGAAGGATAGCTTAACGAAACACACCATGACACACACTGGTGAGAAACGCTTTCCCTGCTCcgtttgtggtcaaaggttcACCCGGAAAGATCGAGTTAGAAAACACGTGTGCCTTGGTGTGAGAAGTGGTGGCCAATAA